In a single window of the Campylobacter fetus subsp. testudinum 03-427 genome:
- a CDS encoding glycosyltransferase, family 1 (Pfam match to PF00534.16 Glycos_transf_1) — translation MKVLFIISTLRAGGAERVASLLASEFAISNDVSLARFDNEKPFYELHDKVKLLSLDLGTGDYGFFGNLKKRFSKIFMIRKLIKNGEFDCVISFMDSTNLLVLLGSVFLKTKIIISEHSYHKFLSFKWRVLKRLIYPFADGLSVLTKEDFEYYKFVKNRAVIYNPMFFNVDIDTNELEKENIMIFVGRLIKAKGCDVFLEALSLIKDELKDWKILVLGDGDEILNLKNLAKKINLNIEFCGMVNNISNYYKKAKILVLSSRSEGLGNAFIEAIFYNILRVSTPTSGAKELIKDEFDGLISEDFSALSLSKKIKISLSGCDNLVENAKLRQSEFEIKNIYNRWLNLIKEAAN, via the coding sequence ATGAAAGTTTTATTTATCATCTCAACTCTTAGAGCAGGCGGTGCCGAAAGAGTGGCTAGTCTGCTTGCTAGCGAGTTTGCCATTAGCAATGATGTCAGCTTGGCTAGGTTTGATAATGAAAAACCTTTTTATGAGCTGCATGATAAAGTAAAACTTTTAAGCCTTGATTTGGGCACTGGGGATTATGGATTTTTTGGGAATTTAAAAAAGCGTTTTAGCAAGATTTTTATGATTAGAAAGCTTATAAAAAATGGTGAGTTTGACTGCGTGATATCTTTTATGGATAGTACAAATTTGCTTGTTTTGCTTGGATCTGTTTTTTTGAAAACTAAAATAATCATCTCTGAGCATAGTTATCATAAATTTTTAAGCTTTAAATGGAGAGTTTTAAAGCGTCTGATATATCCGTTTGCAGATGGACTTTCAGTGCTTACGAAAGAGGATTTTGAGTACTATAAATTTGTAAAAAATAGAGCTGTGATATATAATCCGATGTTTTTTAACGTCGATATAGACACAAATGAGCTTGAAAAAGAGAATATAATGATTTTTGTAGGAAGACTTATAAAGGCTAAAGGGTGCGATGTTTTTTTAGAAGCTTTAAGTCTTATAAAAGATGAATTAAAAGATTGGAAAATTCTTGTTTTGGGAGATGGGGACGAGATTTTAAATTTAAAAAATTTAGCAAAAAAGATAAATTTAAATATAGAATTTTGCGGTATGGTAAATAATATATCTAATTACTATAAAAAAGCTAAGATTTTGGTTTTAAGTTCTAGGAGTGAGGGTTTGGGTAATGCTTTTATAGAGGCGATTTTTTATAATATTTTAAGAGTATCTACTCCTACAAGCGGCGCAAAAGAGCTTATAAAAGATGAATTTGACGGACTTATAAGCGAGGATTTTAGTGCTTTAAGTCTGTCTAAAAAGATAAAAATATCTCTTAGCGGCTGCGATAATTTAGTTGAAAATGCGAAATTACGGCAAAGTGAATTTGAGATAAAAAATATATATAATAGGTGGTTGAATTTGATAAAAGAAGCAGCAAATTGA
- the pglH gene encoding GalNAc-alpha-(1,4)-GalNAc-alpha-(1,3)-diNAcBac-PP-undecaprenol alpha-1,4-N-acetyl-D-galactosaminyltransferase (Pfam match to PF00534.16 Glycos_transf_1) produces MNIIFFISALRNGGAERVLQVLSSEFSKKHSVEVVYFEEDKKHYEFSVKTTHLNIYHNTNILSKFKKFFTIRKFIKSKKPDLIISFMDQTNINLIISTMFMPRTLIVTEHVSHTLLKSKFWRFVRDFSYRFASGLSVLTREDFEYYKFVKNRAIMYNPIFHKPKDTKYYKESIILSVGRLEAVKGYENYFKALSLIDKNILDKWDIIIAGNGSLENNLKNLAINLNLKINFVGHQNDISSLYEKAKILALPSMSEGFGNVLIEALFYECARVSTPTSGAKELIKDEFDGLISEDFSAKSYAMTLEKLLKNDELCQNLVKNANLKKPKFEIENIIDKWYNFIKECKQ; encoded by the coding sequence TTGAATATAATCTTTTTTATTTCAGCTCTTAGAAACGGTGGAGCTGAGCGGGTATTGCAAGTTCTAAGTAGTGAGTTTAGTAAAAAACATAGTGTAGAAGTAGTTTATTTTGAAGAAGATAAAAAACACTATGAATTTTCAGTTAAGACAACTCATTTAAATATATATCATAATACTAATATATTATCTAAATTTAAAAAGTTCTTTACTATTAGAAAATTTATAAAGAGTAAAAAACCAGATCTTATCATAAGTTTTATGGATCAAACAAATATAAATTTAATAATATCAACTATGTTTATGCCTCGTACTCTTATAGTAACAGAGCATGTTAGTCATACACTTTTAAAGTCGAAATTTTGGCGCTTTGTTAGGGATTTTAGTTATAGATTTGCAAGTGGATTGAGTGTTCTTACAAGAGAGGATTTTGAGTATTATAAATTTGTAAAAAATAGAGCTATAATGTATAATCCTATCTTCCATAAACCAAAAGATACTAAATACTACAAAGAAAGTATAATTTTAAGTGTTGGTAGATTAGAAGCTGTGAAGGGATATGAAAATTATTTCAAAGCTTTGAGTCTCATAGATAAAAATATACTTGATAAATGGGATATTATTATAGCAGGTAATGGCAGTTTGGAAAATAACCTTAAAAATTTAGCTATAAATTTAAATTTAAAAATAAATTTCGTAGGTCATCAAAATGATATAAGCAGTTTATATGAAAAAGCAAAAATTCTAGCTTTACCTAGCATGAGCGAAGGGTTTGGTAATGTTCTTATAGAAGCTTTATTTTACGAGTGCGCAAGAGTATCTACTCCTACAAGCGGCGCAAAAGAGCTTATAAAAGATGAATTTGACGGACTTATAAGCGAGGATTTTAGTGCCAAGAGTTACGCAATGACTCTTGAAAAACTTTTAAAAAATGATGAACTGTGTCAAAATTTAGTAAAAAACGCAAATTTAAAAAAACCAAAATTTGAGATAGAAAATATCATAGATAAATGGTATAATTTTATAAAAGAGTGCAAACAATGA